GGGCGGCACGGAAGGTGATGTCGTACGTCTGCCACGTCTCCGGCGCCTTCGACGCGTTGAGGTCGGCGGCCTTCTTCTGGTAGATCGCCCCCGCCTCGTTGTCCGCGAGCTTCGCCACGCCGTACGAGTCCAGGATCTGCACCTCGTAACGCTCCTGGAGGTAGACCCCGCTGTTGCCGCGGTCCTGCCCGGTCACGTCGTCCGGCAGCTTCGGCACCCGGAACTCGACGTGCAGCCTGAAGTCCCCGAAGTGCTGTTTCGTGCGCAGGTCGCCGCAGCACACCTCCATGGACTTCTCGGCCTTGTGCGGCCACTGTGCGCTCCGGCCGTCACTGTGCTGCCACGCGGTGGAGACGCTGCCGCCGGAGAACAGATCGATCCGCGCGCCCGGTCTGCGCACGTCGAGCGCGTCGAGGTTCACATGGCCGGTGTCGTCGGCGCCCACGGCGTACGTGATCGTGTTGTGGCCCTTGCGCAGGGAGAGCCGTTCGGTCTTCGTCGACCAGCGGTTCCACGCGACCGTGGACGGCAGGCTCGTCTGCTTCGCCGCGCCGCCGTTGACGCTGACGCCGACCGTCTTGGTGCCGGGCGCGGGGTGCGGCCCGTTCGCGTAGCGCAGCCCCACCTCGTACGCGCCCGCCTTGTCGACGACGACGTCGAAGGCCGCCTTCGCGCCCTTGTCGCCGAAGCCGTCGACGAAGCCGCCGCCCGTGAACCCGGCGTGCTCGTTGTCGATGTCCGCGCCGCCCGACAGCTTCGCGGACTCGGCGTCGTACGTGGTGACGGGCTCCTGCGGGCCCGGCTTGGCGTTCAGGGTGTACCAGGCCTCGGTGGACCACAGCTCCTCGCCCTCGGCGGACGAGAACGGGCGGGGCGAGCGGACGTGCACGACCCGGTCCGGCTTCAGGCCGGGAATGGTGAGCCGCACCGTGCGCCGGTCCTTCGAGAGCTTCGCCGACGCGACCGGCAGCGACTCCTCGTCGACCTTCGGACCGCCGTAGTCCGGCGTGGGCACGTACCGCCACTGCTCGACCGCGTACGCGCCCTCGGTGAGCTTGGTCGCGGTCTCATCGGAGAGGGGCTTGGTGTAGGTGAGGTCGAAGCCGTCAGGCGTGGCGCGCATCGTCTTGATGTCGAAGGCGGTCTTCCCGTTCGGCGTCAGCTTCTGCAGGCCGAAGCGGAGCTTGCCCTCCTGACCCCAGTTGCCGTCCGCGCCCAGGCCGCCGGTGTAGATGGCGCCGTCGGGGCCCTCGCTGATCCGCGAGATGCCGGCCTCCAGGCCCTGCGTGTGCCGGAACACCGCGCCCTGGTACTCACCGGCGACCTTCTCCAGGTCCGCGCGCTGCAGTCCGCCGTACGTGACGTCGCCGAACACCATCTGCCCGGCGAACGGTCCCTTCTTCAACCGCATGGGCGTGCTGGGGGAGTTGGCTATCTCGTTCTGCGGCAGCCACAGCACGGGCTTGGTGACGGGCTTGTCGTCGTAGGGCCCGTCGGGGTTCATGTAGTGGTTGAAGAACCGGTCCTGCTTGATGTGGACCAGCTTGGACGCGGGCAGCCAGCCGCCCTGGTTGTCCGTGACGAACAGGCCGTTGTCCGGACCGCGCCCGATGCCGTTCGGCGTGCGCAGACCTCCGGCGAGGTAACTCACCTTTCCCGTCGCCTTGTTGACCTTGATGGTCGTGCCCCGGTTCGGGGCGGGCTGCGGGTCGGTGGTCGCGCCTCCGTAGTTGATGGCGACGGACAGGTTCAGATAGAAGTCGCCCTTCTCGTAGAGCAGTCCGAAGGCGAACTCGTGGAAGTTCTTGCCCCACGGCCACTCGGCGATCTTCCGCTTCTCGTCGGTGACGTCGTCGCCGTTCGTGTCGTTCAACTCGGTCAGCTGGTGCTTCTCCGACACGTACAGCTTGCCGTCCGCGTACTTGATGCCCATCGGCTCCCTGAGGCCGTCGGCGATCTTCTTGTACGTGACCTTCTCCGGGCCCGTGTCACCGGTGACGTGGTCGAGGAGGTATACCTCGCCCTTGGTCTCGTTGCTGCCGCCCCACGTGGAGATCGCGAGTCGGCCGTCGGGCAGCCAGTCCATCGCGGACACCTGCGGCTCGAAGCCCTTGGGGCGCAGGTCGGTCAGCTTGTAGCCGGGGTTGACCTCGGTGAGCGGAAGGCCGTCACCGGGGGTGTCGTACGTCCCCTCGCACTCCTTGCGGCCGGGCGCGGTGACCCGTACGACGTCGGCGTCCGTGCTGAGGACGGAG
The window above is part of the Streptomyces venezuelae genome. Proteins encoded here:
- a CDS encoding family 16 glycoside hydrolase is translated as MKPHRNARRSTGLLLSALLGAGLLAPGAVADDDDPRPFADLPPQEPGVTLRVFDVQTPLDKLCDLKPAQTPNVDKLIPTADWTSTDGFGFSDNFVSQIIGNLNVPEAGAYDFRLISDDGSRLFLGGQQVIDHDGLHGAEPKDGGITLNAGYQSLRIDHFDRGGGQQVTLQWKPPGASEFKTVPNSVLSTDADVVRVTAPGRKECEGTYDTPGDGLPLTEVNPGYKLTDLRPKGFEPQVSAMDWLPDGRLAISTWGGSNETKGEVYLLDHVTGDTGPEKVTYKKIADGLREPMGIKYADGKLYVSEKHQLTELNDTNGDDVTDEKRKIAEWPWGKNFHEFAFGLLYEKGDFYLNLSVAINYGGATTDPQPAPNRGTTIKVNKATGKVSYLAGGLRTPNGIGRGPDNGLFVTDNQGGWLPASKLVHIKQDRFFNHYMNPDGPYDDKPVTKPVLWLPQNEIANSPSTPMRLKKGPFAGQMVFGDVTYGGLQRADLEKVAGEYQGAVFRHTQGLEAGISRISEGPDGAIYTGGLGADGNWGQEGKLRFGLQKLTPNGKTAFDIKTMRATPDGFDLTYTKPLSDETATKLTEGAYAVEQWRYVPTPDYGGPKVDEESLPVASAKLSKDRRTVRLTIPGLKPDRVVHVRSPRPFSSAEGEELWSTEAWYTLNAKPGPQEPVTTYDAESAKLSGGADIDNEHAGFTGGGFVDGFGDKGAKAAFDVVVDKAGAYEVGLRYANGPHPAPGTKTVGVSVNGGAAKQTSLPSTVAWNRWSTKTERLSLRKGHNTITYAVGADDTGHVNLDALDVRRPGARIDLFSGGSVSTAWQHSDGRSAQWPHKAEKSMEVCCGDLRTKQHFGDFRLHVEFRVPKLPDDVTGQDRGNSGVYLQERYEVQILDSYGVAKLADNEAGAIYQKKAADLNASKAPETWQTYDITFRAARFDADGKKTSDARVTVVWNGQKVHDDVAVDGPTGAGDAESAAAGAIRLQDHGNKVRFRNVWVEPVS